GTAAGCTGGCTACGGCCAGCGGCAACCAACCGCCCGTCTGAATTTTTAGGCTGTTTGAGGCCAGGAACATAAGGTCGATCAATAAAAACAAAGATAAAAAACTAATATTGGTTATCTTGCCCCAATGCGATAAAGTTTGTATCACGATAAAAGCCAGAATGGTGTCGACTATCATGGTACCGGTTACCGCAATCCCATAAGCCGATGCCAGCGCGGATGAGCTTTTAAAGCTGATTACCAGTAATAACACGGACGCCATCAACAGCCAGTTCACTGTTGGCATATAAAGCTGTCCCAGCCCCTTGTGCGTGACATGCTGAATATCCATGCGCGGACAATAGCCCAATTTGATAGCTTGACGAGTCACTGAAAACGCACCGGAAATAACTGCTTGCGAGGTAATACAGGTGGCCAATATCGCCAGAATCATCATCGGATATAGCAACCAGCCGGGCGCCATCATATAAAACGGATTAATCAAGGCCTCAGGGTTATTAATCAGCAATGCGCCTTGGCCGAAATAATTCAATAACAAAGCCGGAAATACATAACCAAACCAAGCCAACCGGATCGGCTTCAAGCCGAAGTTACCCATGTCTGCGTACAGCGTTTCCGCACCGGTGATGACCAGCACCACCCCGCCCATGATGACAAACGCTTGCCAGCCTAATTCGAGCATTAGTTTGAATGCATACACCGGGTTTATGGCCATCAATACCTCGGGATATTCAACAATATTCACTAATCCCAAGATTGCCAGCACGGCAAACCAAATCGCCATGATGGGCGAAAAAAAATGGCTGAGTTGGCGACTGCCCTTGGTTTGTAGAATAAATAACGCGCTCAACACGATCAAGGTCAGCGGAATCACCAGATTCTCGAAACGCGGTGAGATGACCTTAATGCCTTCGATGGCGCTCAGCACTGAAATGGCCGGGGTAATGATACTGTCCCCATAAAATAAGGAAGCTCCAAGTAGCCCTAGAAATAGGACAAGCCGTTTACGTTTCGGGTGGTATTTGCAGCTTTGCAGGGCCAGAGCCATCAAAGCGATGATGCCGCCTTCGCCTTGATTATCCGCCCGCATGATGAATGTAGTGTATTTGGTAGCCACTACCAAAGTTAAAGCCCAGAAAATCAGGGATAAAACGCCCAGAATATGTCCGGTATCGGCAGGCAATCCGCCATGAAAAATTTCTTTTAAAGCATATAGAGGGCTGGTGCCTATGTCGGCAAAAACCACGCCGATTGCGCAATATGCCAGGTACGTGAAACGTTCTTTGGGTGAAGCCGGAGGTTTTGCGGACATAGGGTATCTGCGAAAAACGGGATATGTGTGGAAATTATGCCACAGTTTGTGATTTCCAACGCGAATTGTATTTTTTGTATGCCGATAGTC
This sequence is a window from Methylomonas methanica MC09. Protein-coding genes within it:
- a CDS encoding potassium transporter Kup — its product is MSAKPPASPKERFTYLAYCAIGVVFADIGTSPLYALKEIFHGGLPADTGHILGVLSLIFWALTLVVATKYTTFIMRADNQGEGGIIALMALALQSCKYHPKRKRLVLFLGLLGASLFYGDSIITPAISVLSAIEGIKVISPRFENLVIPLTLIVLSALFILQTKGSRQLSHFFSPIMAIWFAVLAILGLVNIVEYPEVLMAINPVYAFKLMLELGWQAFVIMGGVVLVITGAETLYADMGNFGLKPIRLAWFGYVFPALLLNYFGQGALLINNPEALINPFYMMAPGWLLYPMMILAILATCITSQAVISGAFSVTRQAIKLGYCPRMDIQHVTHKGLGQLYMPTVNWLLMASVLLLVISFKSSSALASAYGIAVTGTMIVDTILAFIVIQTLSHWGKITNISFLSLFLLIDLMFLASNSLKIQTGGWLPLAVASLLFVIMTTWIRGKEMLAKYLEERRVLFEELQEQIKSRPLVTVPGTAIYMARSLHGVPQVLLHNLEHNHVMHSKIVVLTIVTKEEPYVDEAHRVKIRSFGDTGNFFRVKLYFGFQEEQDVRRALQLCCHEGLDVDQKTVSFFIGSERLVFRRKNPMPTWQRSLFRFLTHNSASPIAFFKIPVDRVIELGIRVEL